Proteins from a single region of Oreochromis niloticus isolate F11D_XX linkage group LG7, O_niloticus_UMD_NMBU, whole genome shotgun sequence:
- the cfap161 gene encoding cilia- and flagella-associated protein 161, protein MAHIRTYRTPVKMGNWFEEQRLKEDEVKEHLEKKERGELAGQKMDFLKENILKPVKFSVTNDGTLHFGDIVMLVNMGGGNRECSAVSINADVNSLTKIPLPGVQAPCAVSAVRSVQPCTRTAFVITSVDGSPEGSTLHFEQSFALKTTSGFARGLYLTSDLRSFQKCAKKSRLQEVSLEDSDSFLSWWKIVYFDPQERLEYEGLPVPANVKVLIVHCKTNQALAVLGDHVLWTMYGKEYELTAHTFLDSHKAEQDNNHWILCTADPTGDGLVLFKQPQLMAKKTELEALSEANPSV, encoded by the exons ATGGCACATATAAGAACTTACCGCACACCTGTGAAAATGGGAAACTGGTTTGAAGAGCAGCGCTTAAAAGAG GATGAAGTAAAAGAACATCTggagaaaaaagagaggggCGAGCTTGCTGGCCAGAAAATGGACTTCCTCaaagagaacattttaaaaccG GTGAAATTCTCTGTGACAAATGATGGTACCCTGCACTTTGGTGATATTGTGATGTTAGTGAACATGGGAGGAGGAAACAGGGAGTGCAGCGCAGTGAGCATCAACGCTGATGTTAACAGCTTAACAAAGATTCCTTTGCCCGGCGTTCAAGCTCCATGTGCAGTCAGCGCAGTCAGGAGTGTCCAGCCGTGCACACGCACAGCTTTTGTCATTACCAG TGTAGATGGCAGTCCTGAGGGATCCACTCTTCATTTTGAGCAAAGTTTTGCCTTAAAGACAACAAGTGGCTTTGCCAGGGGA CTTTACTTGACGAGTGACTTGCGAAGTTTTCAAAAG TGTGCAAAAAAGTCTCGCCTCCAAGAAGTAAGCCTGGAAGACAGCGATTCCTTTCTGTCATGGTGGAAGATCGTTTACTTTGACCCCCAGGAAAGACTTGAATATGAGGGTCTGCCAGTTCCT gCTAATGTGAAGGTGCTGATTGTACACTGCAAGACAAACCAGGCTCTTGCTGTTCTGGGTGATCACGTCCTCTG GACCATGTATGGCAAGGAGTATGAGCTGACGGCTCACACATTCTTGGATTCCCATAAAGCTGAACAGGACAACAATCACTGGATACTCTGCACCGCTGATCCTACAGGGGATGGACTTGTACTTTTCAAACAACCACAGTTGATGGCTAAAAAAACAGAACTTGAGGCGCTCTCAGAAGCTAACCCTAGTGTCTAA
- the cers3b gene encoding ceramide synthase 2: MLQTVGEWIWWDRLWLPGNLSWSALEDKEGRVYAKVSHLYASLPCALCLLVVRYLFERYFATPLANLWGIRDKIRLPAEQNPILEKYFCSQTRVPPQADVWSLCKKTGWPERRVQVWFRRRRNQERPGLRKRFSEASWRCAFYLFAFFGGILALYDKPWVYNLREVWAGFPKQSLLPSQYWYYMLEMGFYLSLVFSLTFDVKRKDFKEQVIHHMATLTLLSFSWISNFVRIGTLVMVVHDSSDILLEGAKVFNYATWHQTANGIFVVFAVVFMVTRLIIFPFWLIHCTWVYPLELYPAFFGYYFFNVMLLVLQLLHLYWAALILRMVYKFIFTQLEGDDRSDKEEDDSDPPIERNHKPSHMNGSGARGRANGH; this comes from the exons ATGTTGCAGACAGTTGGAGAGTGGATCTGGTGGGACCGTTTGTGGCTGCCAGGAAATTTGTCCTGGTCTGCTTTAGAGGACAAGGAAGGTCGTGTCTATGCGAAAGTGTCTCATCTTTATGCCTCTCTACCCTGTGCCCTTTGCCTGCTTGTAGTCAGATACCTGTTTGAAAG GTACTTTGCCACACCACTGGCTAATTTATGGGGAATCAGGGACAAGATACGTCTCCCAGCAGAACAAAACCCTATTCTAGAAAAATACTTCTGCAGCCAAACACGGGTTCCTCCTCAA GCTGACGTGTGGTCTCTGTGTAAGAAGACTGGCTGGCCAGAAAGGAGAGTTCAGGTGTGGTTCAGGAGGAGAAGGAACCAGGAGCGACCGGGGCTTCGAAAGAGGTTCAGTGAAGCCAG TTGGAGATGTGCATTTTatctttttgcattttttggTGGAATCCTAGCTCTCTATGAT AAACCCTGGGTTTATAATCTAAGGGAAGTTTGGGCAGGTTTTCCTAAACAG TCCCTTCTGCCATCACAGTACTGGTATTACATGTTGGAAATGGGCTTCTATCTTTCTTTGGTCTTCAGTCTCACATTTGATGTGAAACGAAAA GACTTTAAAGAGCAGGTGATTCATCATATGGCCACACtgactctcctgagtttctcctGGATTTCAAACTTCGTCCGTATCGGAACCCTCGTCATGGTTGTTCATGACTCTTCTGACATCCTACTCGAG GGTGCAAAAGTATTCAACTACGCCACATGGCACCAGACTGCTAACGGCATCTTTGTGGTGTTTGCAGTCGTCTTTATGGTGACAAGacttattatttttcctttttg GCTGATTCACTGTACATGGGTGTACCCACTGGAATTGTATCCTGCCTTCTTTGGCTACTATTTCTTCAACGTCATGTTGTTGGTTCTCCAGTTGCTCCACCTGTACTGGGCTGCTCTCATATTAAGAATGGTTTACAAGTTTATCTTTACCCAG CTGGAAGGCGATGATAGGAGTGATAAAGAGGAAGATGACAGTGACCCACCGATAGAAAGAAACCATAAACCGAGTCACATGAATGGTTCTGGTGCCAGAGGCAGGGCCAATGGCCACTGA